A region from the Cannabis sativa cultivar Pink pepper isolate KNU-18-1 chromosome 9, ASM2916894v1, whole genome shotgun sequence genome encodes:
- the LOC133030849 gene encoding bark storage protein A isoform X2, which translates to MASFSYIGLLGLIFMIFGLIMEGTNGAIMSKKTQNLINKINNKGPYLGVVIPNLFEQNPLLNSPDYTAIDVVIDISGRRFRFGRIGDQKVVSVTGLGMINAGITTQLLLSFFNVEGVVHYGIAGNANPSLNIGDVAIPQYWAHTALWNWQRYGQGAENELALEANGDYTREVGYLKFADYAVNVSKGGDNVLNNIWYQPEEVFPIDGTPEQREHAFWIPVDPYYYYVAKSLQNLELEKCINSTTCLSTTPKVYTVERGTSASIYLDNAAYRSFIYDKFKVSPVDMESAAVALISLQQRVPYIAIRALSDLAGGGSADSNEADIFINLAADNSIIAVLAFIKQLSAFKNGGGVNSM; encoded by the exons ATGGCATCTTTCTCTTACATTGGTTTGTTGGGtcttatttttatgatatttgggTTAATAATGGAAGGCACCAATGGTGCAATTATGTCCAAAAAGACCCAAAATCTTATCAACAAAATCAACAATAAAGGCCCTTATTTGGGTGTAGTCATACCAAATCTGTTTGAGCAAAACCCTCTTCTTAATTCTCCTGACTACACTGCTATTGACGTTGTTATTGATATTTCTG ggAGGAGATTTCGTTTTGGAAGAATTGGTGACCAAAAAGTGGTTTCAGT GACAGGATTGGGCATg ATTAATGCTGGAATAACAACTCAACTTTTGTTGAGCTTTTTCAACGTGGAAGGAGTTGTGCACTATGGTATAGCTGGAAATGCAAACCCTTCTCTCAATATTGGAGATGTTGCTATTCCCCAGTACTGGGCTCACACTGCTCTTTGGAATTGGCAG AGGTACGGACAAGGGGCTGAGAATGAGCTAGCATTGGAAGCAAATGGAGACTACACAAGAGAAGTTGGGTACTTGAAATTTGCAGATTATGCAGTGAATGTAAGTAAAGGTGGAGATAATGTGTTGAACAATATATGGTACCAACCAGAGGAAGTATTTCCTATTGATGGTACTCCTGAGCAAAGGGAACATGCCTTTTGGATCCCTGTTGATCCTTATTACTATTATGTCGCCAAATCTCTTCAG AATCTAGAACTAGAGAAGTGTATAAACTCAACGACATGTTTATCAACAACACCTAAAGTTTACACAGTTGAAAGGGGAACAAGTGCAAGCATCTACCTAGACAACGCAGCGTACCGCAGCTTCATTTACGACAAGTTCAAAGTTAGCCCTGTCGACATGGAGAGCGCTGCGGTCGCTCTCATCAGTCTCCAACAGAGAGTGCCCTACATTGCTATTAGGGCACTCTCTGATTTAGCCGGTGGTGGCTCTGCTGATTCTAATGAAGCTGATATCTTTATCAATCTCGCCGCTGATAACTCTATTATCGCCGTTTTGGCTTTTATTAAGCAACTTTCGGCTTTTAAAAATGGTGGTGGTGTTAATTCTATG
- the LOC133030849 gene encoding bark storage protein A isoform X1, whose amino-acid sequence MASFSYIGLLGLIFMIFGLIMEGTNGAIMSKKTQNLINKINNKGPYLGVVIPNLFEQNPLLNSPDYTAIDVVIDISGRRFRFGKIGDQKVVSVMTGLGMINAGITTQLLLSFFNVEGVVHYGIAGNANPSLNIGDVAIPQYWAHTALWNWQRYGQGAENELALEANGDYTREVGYLKFADYAVNVSKGGDNVLNNIWYQPEEVFPIDGTPEQREHAFWIPVDPYYYYVAKSLQNLELEKCINSTTCLSTTPKVYTVERGTSASIYLDNAAYRSFIYDKFKVSPVDMESAAVALISLQQRVPYIAIRALSDLAGGGSADSNEADIFINLAADNSIIAVLAFIKQLSAFKNGGGVNSM is encoded by the exons ATGGCATCTTTCTCTTACATTGGTTTGTTGGGtcttatttttatgatatttgggTTAATAATGGAAGGCACCAATGGTGCAATTATGTCCAAAAAGACCCAAAATCTTATCAACAAAATCAACAATAAAGGCCCTTATTTGGGTGTAGTCATACCAAATCTGTTTGAGCAAAACCCTCTTCTTAATTCTCCTGACTACACTGCTATTGACGTTGTTATTGATATTTCTG gGAGGAGATTTCGTTTTGGAAAAATTGGTGACCAAAAAGTGGTTTCAGTCATGACAGGATTGGGCATg ATTAATGCTGGAATAACAACTCAACTTTTGTTGAGCTTTTTCAACGTGGAAGGAGTTGTGCACTATGGTATAGCTGGAAATGCAAACCCTTCTCTCAATATTGGAGATGTTGCTATTCCCCAGTACTGGGCTCACACTGCTCTTTGGAATTGGCAG AGGTACGGACAAGGGGCTGAGAATGAGCTAGCATTGGAAGCAAATGGAGACTACACAAGAGAAGTTGGGTACTTGAAATTTGCAGATTATGCAGTGAATGTAAGTAAAGGTGGAGATAATGTGTTGAACAATATATGGTACCAACCAGAGGAAGTATTTCCTATTGATGGTACTCCTGAGCAAAGGGAACATGCCTTTTGGATCCCTGTTGATCCTTATTACTATTATGTCGCCAAATCTCTTCAG AATCTAGAACTAGAGAAGTGTATAAACTCAACGACATGTTTATCAACAACACCTAAAGTTTACACAGTTGAAAGGGGAACAAGTGCAAGCATCTACCTAGACAACGCAGCGTACCGCAGCTTCATTTACGACAAGTTCAAAGTTAGCCCTGTCGACATGGAGAGCGCTGCGGTCGCTCTCATCAGTCTCCAACAGAGAGTGCCCTACATTGCTATTAGGGCACTCTCTGATTTAGCCGGTGGTGGCTCTGCTGATTCTAATGAAGCTGATATCTTTATCAATCTCGCCGCTGATAACTCTATTATCGCCGTTTTGGCTTTTATTAAGCAACTTTCGGCTTTTAAAAATGGTGGTGGTGTTAATTCTATG
- the LOC133030849 gene encoding bark storage protein A isoform X3, translating to MASFSYIGFLGLIFMIFGLIMEGTNGAIMSKKTQNLINKINNKGPYLGVVIPNLFEQNPLLNSPDYTPIDVVIDISGRRFRFGKIGDQKVVSVMTGLGMINAGITTQLLLSFFNVEGVVHYGIAGNANPSLNIGDVAIPQYWAHTALWNWQRYGQGAENELALEANGDYTREVGYLKFADYAVNVSKGGDNVLNNIWYQPEEVFPIDGTPEQREHAFWIPVDPYYYYVAKSLQNLELEKCINSTTCLSTTPKVYTVERGTSASIYLDNAAYRSFIYDKFKVSPVDMESAAVALISLQQRVPYIAIRALSDLAGGGSADSNEADIFINLAADNSIIAVLAFIKQLSAFKNGGGVNSM from the exons ATGGCATCTTTCTCTTACATTGGTTTCTTGGGtcttatttttatgatatttgggTTAATAATGGAAGGCACCAATGGTGCAATTATGTCCAAAAAGACCCAAAATCTTATCAACAAAATCAACAATAAAGGCCCTTATTTGGGTGTAGTCATACCAAATCTCTTTGAGCAAAACCCTCTTCTTAATTCTCCTGACTACACTCCTATTGACGTTGTTATTGATATTTCTG gGAGGAGATTTCGTTTTGGAAAAATTGGTGACCAAAAAGTGGTTTCAGTCATGACAGGATTGGGCATg ATTAATGCTGGAATAACAACTCAACTTTTGTTGAGCTTTTTCAACGTGGAAGGAGTTGTGCACTATGGTATAGCTGGAAATGCAAACCCTTCTCTCAATATTGGAGATGTTGCTATTCCCCAGTACTGGGCTCACACTGCTCTTTGGAATTGGCAG AGGTACGGACAAGGGGCTGAGAATGAGCTAGCATTGGAAGCAAATGGAGACTACACAAGAGAAGTTGGGTACTTGAAATTTGCAGATTATGCAGTGAATGTAAGTAAAGGTGGAGATAATGTGTTGAACAATATATGGTACCAACCAGAGGAAGTATTTCCTATTGATGGTACTCCTGAGCAAAGGGAACATGCCTTTTGGATCCCTGTTGATCCTTATTACTATTATGTCGCCAAATCTCTTCAG AATCTAGAACTAGAGAAGTGTATAAACTCAACGACATGTTTATCAACAACACCTAAAGTTTACACAGTTGAAAGGGGAACAAGTGCAAGCATCTACCTAGACAACGCAGCGTACCGCAGCTTCATTTACGACAAGTTCAAAGTTAGCCCTGTCGACATGGAGAGCGCTGCGGTCGCTCTCATCAGTCTCCAACAGAGAGTGCCCTACATTGCTATTAGGGCACTCTCTGATTTAGCCGGTGGTGGCTCTGCTGATTCTAATGAAGCTGATATCTTTATCAATCTCGCCGCTGATAACTCTATTATCGCCGTTTTGGCTTTTATTAAGCAACTTTCGGCTTTTAAAAATGGTGGTGGTGTTAATTCTATG